One segment of Nocardioides sp. QY071 DNA contains the following:
- a CDS encoding endonuclease/exonuclease/phosphatase family protein: MRIVTFNILGGRTQHDHEVDVGVLQDAIRDLDADVLALQEVDHLLQRSGHADLTALAAEAMGAPHHRFVAALAGSPGATWTAATGDEQPHDAAYGIALLSRLPVTGWQVVRLPAVTTPVPMWFGGQPRPTWVRDEPRVAVAATVEGAGGVLTVATTHLSFVRWWNGHQLRRLVRSLSGAPRPLLLTGDLNMGTRRAARLTGLHPLGGEPTFPADRPVEQLDHVLAEPALPAVARARRMRLSDHRALVVDVELAASPLSR, translated from the coding sequence ATGCGGATCGTGACCTTCAACATCCTGGGCGGTCGCACCCAGCACGACCACGAGGTCGACGTGGGCGTGCTGCAGGACGCGATCCGCGACCTCGACGCGGACGTGCTCGCCCTGCAGGAGGTCGACCACCTGCTCCAGCGCTCCGGGCACGCCGACCTCACCGCGCTCGCCGCCGAGGCGATGGGCGCACCTCACCACCGGTTCGTGGCCGCGCTCGCGGGCAGCCCGGGGGCGACCTGGACGGCGGCCACCGGCGACGAGCAGCCGCACGACGCGGCGTACGGCATCGCGCTGCTGAGCCGCCTCCCGGTCACCGGCTGGCAGGTGGTCCGGCTCCCGGCCGTCACGACGCCGGTCCCGATGTGGTTCGGCGGGCAGCCGCGGCCGACCTGGGTGCGCGACGAGCCTCGGGTCGCGGTGGCCGCCACCGTCGAGGGTGCTGGCGGCGTGCTGACGGTGGCGACGACGCACCTGTCGTTCGTTCGATGGTGGAACGGACACCAGCTGCGGCGGCTGGTGCGGTCGCTGTCCGGCGCCCCACGTCCGCTCCTGCTGACGGGTGACCTCAACATGGGCACCCGGCGCGCGGCTCGGCTGACCGGCCTGCACCCCCTGGGCGGGGAGCCGACCTTCCCGGCCGACCGGCCGGTCGAGCAGCTCGACCACGTCCTCGCCGAGCCCGCCCTCCCGGCGGTCGCCCGGGCGCGCCGGATGCGGCTCTCCGACCACCGGGCCCTGGTGGTCGACGTGGAGCTCGCGGCGTCCCCGCTCAGCCGCTGA
- a CDS encoding amidohydrolase family protein codes for MHAWRAPRAFDGHRFLAGGATVLVEGDRIVGVEPAHFAVPHDCPVTTYDATLMPGLVDAHVHLVSDGSVGALERVGVQGDDEIDAQVARSLAAQAAAGVTTVRDLGDRDYRTLPFRDAPGPGTPRIVASGPPLTTPGGHCHYLGGAAASDDDLRAAVIEHAERGVDLVKVMAGGGFLTPGSDMIGAQFAVEALRLVVDTAYGLGLPVLAHAHSVVAIEVALDAGVDGIEHFTGVTENGAVLSDDLLERTAAAGVAVDPTMGNDPAVLAMLPTPPPAILEIMARVGLDIEAFFAQRYVDVGRMRAHGVRVVPGVDAGAAPTKAHGNAWRAVLDLATAGWPLDEALAAGTSGAADACGLGAETGALRPGLAADLLVVEGDLAADPAALGRPLDVLLRGSPLSG; via the coding sequence ATGCACGCCTGGCGGGCGCCCCGCGCCTTCGACGGTCACCGCTTCCTCGCCGGGGGAGCGACGGTGCTGGTCGAGGGCGACCGGATCGTCGGCGTCGAACCGGCGCACTTCGCGGTGCCGCACGACTGTCCCGTCACGACGTACGACGCAACGCTGATGCCCGGCCTCGTCGATGCCCACGTCCACCTGGTGTCCGACGGCAGTGTCGGCGCGCTCGAACGCGTCGGGGTCCAGGGCGACGACGAGATCGACGCCCAGGTCGCCCGGTCCCTTGCGGCACAGGCCGCCGCCGGTGTCACGACGGTCCGCGACCTCGGCGACCGCGACTACCGCACGCTGCCGTTCCGCGACGCCCCCGGACCGGGGACACCGCGCATCGTCGCCTCCGGGCCGCCGCTGACCACCCCGGGCGGGCACTGCCACTACCTCGGCGGCGCGGCTGCGAGCGACGACGACCTGCGCGCTGCGGTGATCGAGCACGCCGAGCGCGGCGTGGACCTCGTCAAGGTCATGGCCGGTGGTGGCTTCCTCACCCCGGGCAGCGACATGATCGGTGCGCAGTTCGCGGTCGAGGCGCTGCGCCTGGTGGTCGACACCGCCTACGGCCTCGGTCTGCCGGTGCTCGCGCATGCCCACTCGGTGGTCGCGATCGAGGTCGCGCTCGACGCCGGCGTCGACGGCATCGAGCACTTCACGGGCGTCACGGAGAACGGCGCCGTGCTCAGCGACGACCTGCTCGAGCGCACCGCGGCGGCGGGCGTGGCCGTCGACCCGACGATGGGCAACGATCCAGCGGTGCTGGCCATGCTGCCGACACCACCGCCGGCGATCCTCGAGATCATGGCCCGCGTCGGGCTCGACATCGAGGCCTTCTTCGCCCAGCGGTACGTCGACGTCGGCCGGATGCGCGCCCACGGCGTACGGGTGGTGCCGGGTGTCGACGCCGGTGCCGCGCCGACGAAGGCGCACGGCAACGCGTGGCGGGCGGTGCTCGACCTGGCCACGGCCGGCTGGCCCCTGGACGAGGCGCTCGCCGCGGGGACCTCCGGGGCCGCCGACGCCTGCGGTCTCGGTGCGGAGACCGGGGCGCTGCGACCGGGGCTGGCGGCGGACCTGCTCGTGGTGGAGGGCGACCTGGCGGCCGATCCGGCGGCACTGGGACGTCCGCTCGACGTCCTGCTGCGCGGATCCCCGCTCAGCGGCTGA
- a CDS encoding 6-phosphofructokinase, with the protein MRVGVLTGGGDCPGLNAVIRAVVRKGVNEHGFEFVGFRDGWRGPLEGATVPLGIEQCRGILPRGGTILGSSRTNPFAIDDGVQRIKDNLAAAGVDALVAIGGEDTLGVATRLADLGVAVVGVPKTIDNDLSGTDFTFGFDTAVNIATEAIDRLHTTAESHHRVLVVEVMGRHAGWIALHAGIAGGASAVLIPEAPFDIEAVCAHVETRFRSEYSPIIVVSEGAVPADGTGMTLVSGERDAFGHVRLGGIGDRLAQEIEQRTGKEARAVVLGHIQRGGTPSAFDRWLATRFGLQAIDAVADGEYGVMVALRGTSIVRVPLVEGTGELKLVSPAEYAEAQVFFG; encoded by the coding sequence ATGCGCGTCGGAGTGCTGACCGGTGGCGGTGACTGCCCGGGCCTGAACGCCGTGATCCGGGCCGTGGTGCGCAAGGGGGTGAACGAGCACGGGTTCGAGTTCGTCGGCTTCCGTGACGGCTGGCGTGGACCTCTCGAGGGCGCGACGGTGCCACTCGGGATCGAGCAGTGCCGCGGGATCCTGCCGCGCGGCGGCACCATCCTCGGCTCCTCGCGGACCAACCCGTTCGCCATCGACGACGGCGTGCAGCGGATCAAGGACAACCTCGCCGCGGCCGGAGTCGACGCGCTGGTCGCGATCGGGGGCGAGGACACCCTGGGCGTCGCGACGAGGCTGGCCGACCTGGGGGTCGCGGTGGTCGGCGTACCGAAGACGATCGACAACGACCTCTCCGGCACCGACTTCACCTTCGGCTTCGACACCGCGGTCAACATCGCCACCGAGGCGATCGACCGGCTGCACACCACCGCCGAGTCGCACCACCGGGTGCTCGTCGTCGAGGTGATGGGCCGCCACGCCGGCTGGATCGCGCTGCACGCCGGCATCGCCGGGGGAGCGAGCGCGGTGCTGATCCCCGAGGCCCCGTTCGACATCGAGGCCGTGTGCGCACATGTCGAGACCCGGTTCCGCAGCGAGTACTCGCCGATCATCGTCGTCTCCGAGGGCGCGGTCCCGGCCGACGGCACCGGCATGACCCTGGTCAGCGGCGAGAGGGACGCCTTCGGGCATGTCCGCCTCGGCGGCATCGGCGATCGTCTCGCCCAGGAGATCGAGCAGCGCACCGGCAAGGAGGCGCGCGCCGTCGTCCTGGGCCACATCCAGCGCGGCGGCACGCCGTCCGCCTTCGACCGCTGGCTCGCCACCCGGTTCGGGCTGCAGGCGATCGACGCGGTCGCTGACGGTGAGTACGGCGTGATGGTGGCGCTGCGCGGTACGTCGATCGTCCGGGTGCCCCTCGTCGAGGGCACCGGTGAGCTCAAGCTGGTCAGCCCGGCGGAGTACGCCGAGGCACAGGTGTTCTTCGGCTAG
- a CDS encoding DUF1028 domain-containing protein → MTFSIVARSADGESWGVAVASKFLAVGSAVPAAVAGVGALATQADANVAYKGLALSHLDEGATAPVALQRLLEEDEGRAHRQVGIVDLDGTAASHTGAECIPWAGGRTGDGYAVQGNCLAGEEVVAAMEDAWLGGAADAPLQDRLIAALAAGDAAGGDRRGRQSAAILVVREGAGYGGLDDVAVDLRVDDHEAPIDELVRLLDLHDLYLTASTEEERVSVDAALREELEAFAVAAGHRDFHTWVSTENYEMRVAPDLAWIDRRVLAIVRELSDS, encoded by the coding sequence ATGACCTTCTCGATCGTGGCCCGCTCCGCCGACGGCGAGTCCTGGGGCGTCGCCGTCGCGTCCAAGTTCCTGGCGGTCGGCTCCGCCGTGCCGGCCGCCGTGGCCGGTGTCGGCGCGCTCGCGACCCAGGCCGACGCCAACGTGGCCTACAAAGGGCTCGCACTGTCCCACCTCGACGAGGGCGCCACCGCACCGGTCGCGCTGCAGCGGCTGCTCGAGGAGGACGAGGGCCGGGCGCACCGCCAGGTCGGCATCGTCGACCTCGACGGCACCGCCGCCTCCCACACGGGCGCCGAGTGCATCCCCTGGGCGGGCGGGCGCACCGGCGACGGGTACGCCGTCCAGGGCAACTGCCTGGCCGGCGAGGAGGTCGTGGCCGCGATGGAGGACGCCTGGCTGGGCGGTGCGGCCGACGCACCGCTCCAGGACCGGCTGATCGCCGCACTGGCTGCCGGCGACGCCGCCGGCGGCGACCGCCGGGGACGGCAGTCCGCCGCGATCCTCGTGGTCCGCGAGGGTGCCGGGTACGGCGGCCTCGACGACGTCGCCGTCGACCTCCGGGTCGACGACCACGAGGCACCGATCGACGAGCTGGTCCGGCTCCTCGACCTGCACGACCTCTACCTGACCGCCTCGACCGAGGAGGAGAGGGTGAGCGTCGACGCTGCCCTGCGCGAGGAGCTCGAGGCGTTCGCCGTGGCCGCCGGGCACCGCGACTTCCACACCTGGGTCAGCACCGAGAACTACGAGATGCGGGTTGCCCCCGACCTGGCGTGGATCGACCGGCGGGTGCTGGCGATCGTTCGGGAGCTCAGCGACTCCTGA